DNA sequence from the Acanthochromis polyacanthus isolate Apoly-LR-REF ecotype Palm Island chromosome 5, KAUST_Apoly_ChrSc, whole genome shotgun sequence genome:
TCTGGTGTAGTTTTGGTGTAGTTCTAGTGTAGTTCTGGTGTAGTTCTAGTGTAGTTTTGGTGTAGTTTTGCTGTAGTTatggtgtaatttttgtgtaGTTCTGGTGTAGTTCTAGTGTAGTTCTGGTGTAGTTCTAGTGTAGTTTTAGTGTAGTTTTGGTGTAGTTCTGGTGTAGCTTTGCTGTAGTtatggtgtaattttgtgtaGTTCTGGTGTAGTTCTAGTGTAGTTCTGGTGTAGTTCTAGTGTAGTTTTGGTGTAGTTTTGGTGTAGTTCTGGTGTAGTTTTGCTGTAGTTatggtgtaatttttgtgtaGTTCTGGTGTAGTTCTAGTGTAGTTCTGGTGTAGTTTTGGTGTAGTTCTGGTGTAGTTTTGGTGTAGTTCTGGTGTAGTTCTGGTGTAGTTTTGCTGTAGTTatggtgtaatttttgtgtaGTTCTGGTGTAGTTCTAGTGTAGTTCTGGTGTAGTTCTGGTGTAGTTCTAGTGTAGTTTTAGTGTAGTTTTGGTGTAGTTCTGGTGTAGTTCTAGTGTAGTTCTGGTGTAGTTCTAGTGTAGTTTTAGTGTAGTTTTGGTGTAGTTCTGGTGTAGCTTTGCTGTAGTTatggtgtaatttttgtgtaGTTCTGGTGTAGTTCTAGTGTAGTTCTGGTGTAGTTCTAGTGTAGTTTTCGTGTAGTTTTCGTGTAGTTCTGGTGTAGCTTTGCTGTAGTTatggtgtaatttttgtgtaGTTCTGGTGTAGTTCTAGTGTAGTTCTGGTGTAGTTTTGGTATAGTTCTGGTGTAGTTTTGCTGTAGTTatggtgtaatttttgtgtaGTTCTGGTGTAGTTCTAGTGTAGTTCTGGTGTAGTTTTGGTGTAGTTCTGGTGTAGTTTTGCTGTAGTTatggtgtaatttttgtgtaGTTCTGGTGTAGTTCTAGTGTAGTTCTGGTGTAGTTCTGGTGTAGTTCTGGTGTAGTTCTAGTGTAGTTCTAGTGTAGTTTTAGTGTAGTTTTAGTGTAGTTCTGGTGTAGTTTTGGTGTAGTTCTAGTGTAGTTCTGGTGTAGTTCTAGTGTAGTTTTAGTGTAGTTCTGGTGTAGTTCTGGTGTAGTTCTGGTGTAGTTCTAGTGTAGTTCTAGTGTAGTTCTAGTGTAGTTTTAGTGTAGTTTTGGTGTAGTTCTGGTGTAGTTTTGGTGTACCTCACCTCCCAGTGAATCCACCTGAACTGACTGAGGTTCACTTTGGAGAAATCCTCCGCTGTGACATCAGGAAGGTTCctgacagacaggaagtgaggtCAAAGTTTATGTGAGAGACGCCTATGTGTTGAGACGCCTCCTGATGTCTAGTATCCCAATCTGATGACTTCACTGTGATGTCCTGATTTGATGCGAGTGAATTAATGAATGTCTGCTGGTTCAGTCTGATCACATTTATCTGATAATAAAGTTATTAAATCAGTCCAGTTTAACAGTTGAAGATCTCAGTCTGTTCCTTCATGTTCTGTAGATGGAACCTTGTAGTAAAGCTCTAGTAAAACACTGtctaaatgtagtactagagggtaaatgtggtacTAGAAGGTAGATGGAGTATCGATCAGTCTGATTGGGACGTTCCTCATTAATCTGCAGTATATAtattgtgtaatttaaaaaacCTTGGAGCTGTTCTGTTTGGAGAAACAATGAGTTTATCTTCAGAAACAATcaatgaaaaacatttcaggTTTTAAGTTGAAAACTTTCATTCTTGAATTTCTcccaggattaataaagtatctatctatctatcatctattcTGTCGCCTCACAAAGATCCTCTAGAAATCCAGTTTATTAATCAATAGATCAGACTGATCAGCTATCAATCAGGTTGACAGATGATCGATCAGACAGATGAGTTCGTTCATCATTAACATGTTCTCTACATGCAGACCTTTAGGTTCTACAGGAGACAGTGAGGGACAAACTTCACTGTCAGAAAAGATCTGAAGTCAGCCTGTGAGCCAATCAGCTGTGCCATTAGAACCACTTACAGAAGAACACTGATCATTTCATcacaacgttctgctgggaaacattGGTTCCTGCCCTCATGTGGACATTCCTCTGATAAGACAACCCCACAAAGAACCCAGAGAATCCACTGAGGACCTCCAGAGGTTCTGTATCTCTGATCTGCTGCTACCTGAGGTTCTAATGTTGTGTCTGTTGGGTGTCTGGTCTGAGGAACACCTGCTCAGGTGTGTTGATCTTTCATTCAAATCACAATCCATTGAATTACTGAACATGCTGAGATTTCAGAGAGAACATGAGGAGATATCTGGTTTCTCAGCTGAAGACTGGGTAGATATCACCTTCTCTTTAGCTGACGTCTGGAGACAAGAAGGTAAATCAAGTGTTaatgattcattcaataatcattcagaaattaaatgaatcaaCCCAAAACCACTGCAGAGGTTCCAGCGAAGCCCGAAGAATTAAACCGGACCTACAGGAACAGTCTTTAtagtgctaagctaagctaagctaaatgaGCCATGCGTTGAACTGTTCCTTTAATGATAACAGTGATGAGGACGTGATGCAGACCAATCAGCTGCAGTTTAATGCTAACGTCTGATCTACGGTGGCTCCTGAAGacaaaacaccagaaaacagccaatcagattcCAGATCAGAACCTGGACAACATCTGAATTCAGCTGCAATAGAAGATCCCTGCTTCCCTCTCTGGTTCCTCTGATGAAGAACAACTTTCACATCTGGACAACTTCAGAAGAACATCTTCAGTGAGGTCAGAACAGGAAGCAGAAAGTTCAGTCTGTTTTCAGAATTAAGAATGAagatatgaataaaataatcaacCTTCCAGATCTGGTAAGTAAACCGGGACCCAGAACCAGAACAACCCTCAGATGAACAACATGCGTGACTGCAGGAGTTCAAAATAACCCGACCAGAGCTGGACCAGAGCTCTGATGGTTCTGGGTTTGGACCAGAGCTCTAATGGTTCTGGGTTTTTGTCCTCTCCGCCCTACCAGCTGTAGTCCTATACTAAATACTGAGATATCTGAACCAGGCTGCATTGTGTTTTTAGCTTTCTAGTTTGAGTCACTTCCTGTCTTTAGCTTCAggtccagcccgatctcacgaggattcgtgaaactgtcacgtaagttttagtttcggtttcgtgcgcaccaacacgatttcgtcatgtttttcgtgccgctcaccacgaaatgcacaccaatgtattttaaacggcggacttttcgtgccactcagaacgtatttcaaaagaatgtgtatattatatttttaatgtaaaaccgtggcgaatccaacgctatattttgcatgacatcgttcctaaccataaccctaaccataaccataaccataacctaaccataagccggtggtacacttaccaatttgcataggaatttcaagaatgtccggcggccgcaaacacgatcacacaagcagtatacgccgatggacagcttagatcgtcatgaatccgccggtataaaccactttcagatgtgattaccacagcgaaaaacatttcgtggtgagcggcacgaaaaacatgacgaaatcgtgttggtgcgcacgaaaccgaaactaaaacttacgtgacagtttcacgaatccccgtgagaccgggttgtcagGTCAGCTGACCTCCATGCCCCATCTGATTGGTAGATCAGAACCTCGGTTCTGCAGTGGATCACCCGTTATTACACCAGATTCAGGAGCATCCAGTGTTCACCAAACACCTCGAGAGATTTCTGTCATCCACCAGCAGCAATCGCTGGGCGGAGTCTATAACTGTGGGCGGGGCTTAAGGTAACTGGGCGGGGTCAATATTTATGAAGGGCTTATGTTAACCGGACAGTGTCTATAACTGTGGGTGGGGCTTACATTAACTGGGCGGGGTCTATCACTGCGGTCGGTGCTTACAGCAGATTCATTCACTTTGGCCATGTGGCCTGCTGCTCTACTGATGTCACAGTGATTCAttcatctccatggtaacggcATCTGATTGACGAGGTGTTTGGCAAACACTGCGGCGTTGCAGTGGCGGCCGACTGGTCGTCTTACATATCAGACAGAACGACGGTTCGAGTCCCGTTGAACGgacagaccaaacaacatgcaCATGGAGTCAGACCTTCCAGCTGCCAAACCACTGGAGAGGCGTCGACCGAACACCGCGAGAAGTCGGCCATGATGAACCTGACGGACACACAGACAGCTGACATCACACACTAGAAGCTGCTCTGATTTGTGGGACAGGAGGGGGCGGAGCTGCTTGGAGATGATGCTGTTCCTGAAACAGAAGCTGTTAGTGAGAGACACACCTGTTCACACTTGGTCACACCTGTTCATGTGCAGGATGGTCCGGCTTCCTGTGCTGATGTTGCTGATGACCACGGAGGCTGGAAGGACACACTGAGCATGCTCAGAAACCAGCGACACATCAATGCAGGACTTCTGAAAATCCTCCAAAACAAAACTAGACAGTAAAGAAAGGAGAGCAGCTGCTGCGATCAGACCTGACCAATCGTTCAGCTCCGATCCTGATCATTGATCCTAATCAATAATCAGGATCAATGATCAGGATCGATTGTTAACCTACTGTCAGACTTGATGTTATCCTGTATTAGCATTAGCCTGAGAGCTAACCTGCAGTCAGTTTTTATAATAGCCTGAATTAGCATAGATTGAGTGCTAACCTGCAGTCAGTGTTGATGTTAGCATTAACTTGAGAGCTAACCTGCAGTCAGTGTTTATAATAGCCTGTATTAGCATTAGCCTGAGTGCTTACCTGCAGTCAGTGTTGATGTTAGTCTGTTAGCATTAGGTTCAGTGTTCACCTGCAGTTAGTGCTGATGTCAGGTTTAGTTAGAATTAGCCTGAGAGCTAATGTGCAGTTAGTATTGATATTAGCCTGTATTAGCATTAGCCTGAATGCTAACCTGCAGCCGGTTCAACAATCAGAATCAAAGATCAGGCTCAATAATCAGGACAATAAAATActtaaaacataacaaaaactgAATTATCGTCAgatctttcattttttaatagtTTCAAAGAAGGAGTATTGATTGGAGTATTGATCATGTATTGATTGAAGTATTGATCGTGCCACTCACTCAGCTACCGGTCCGGCGGACAGCGAGCCCATGAAGGCGCAGGGAGCTCCGAGCAGCGACAGAACCGTGCAGGAGTTGGAGGCGTTCCCTCCTCGCTGCCATCGCTGCGACAGACACCTGCAGGCGCACAGTAGTGACATTACAGCATGGTCGATCACTGCgatattgattgattgatgatcAGTATCCTGTATTAGCATTAGCCTGAGTGTTAACCGGCAGTCAGTGTTGATATTAGCCTGTGTTTAGTGATGGATGATCGAGGCTTTGTTGAAGCTTCAACACTTTATCCAGTACCTGCTTCATTACTCGAGGCTTCACTGACACTCAGTGCTCGAGTaggacatctagtggtcaataaaatgaagtgcaattgattcatgtttctgattggttcatggattgttttggattGATTCGCCATGCACGTTCCTGTTTCACTACATTAGATGATTGTATCTGTTCTAGTggctacaataataataataatattaccagtaataactagaaaagcactcggagagtgcaTACCtctgccaggccatctgtctgtccgtccgtctgtctgtctgtctgtgtgtctgtctgtgtgtctgtttgtctgttaacagcataattcaaaaagtcatggacggattttcaccaaaattttacaggatgtccggaagagcaaaagtaacaatcgattagattttggaggtgatccggatcaccgtctggatccaggattttttgaaggactctgtacaattgacaGAGATGGCCACCTGGCAGCCATGGTATAAAGTTCCCTTTGCCTCATtacatttaacacataaatctGGGATGTTGTTGttaaacatatttaatttaACTGGTGTAATATATTTTCTCAACAATCATTTGTACATATTATAGCAATTTAAATCaggtattgattgattgagtgtGGGCTTTGGTGCAAATCAGTTCCCAGTCCTCTGATGTTATGTCCACCTTTGGATCTTCTTTCCACTCTTTTcgtttttttaaccctttaagcttcagtcaattccagccgttttcagtacaaaaaatcgctaatattttatttttaaattaaaaaaacttatgaaaaatacggggaatattggacgcgcatcgcgaggtgcatttccttgaaaacgaccgattcggggattttataccgaattcaggacatgttttggacaaaatagtttactggcttgtgtcatctgatgtaaaaggttggattatggccgttttttgtggaatattttttttctgtgtgtaataatgaacccggaaatgtgagtcgcgctgtgtgtgttgaagccgtgtatagagaacggatggatgaatattcgtttttgtcggacaaatgtgtttttctcacccgctgtggtaatcgcatctgaaagtggtttataccagcggattcatgagaatctaagctttccatcggcgtgtagtgtttgtataatcgcgtttgcagccgtcggacattcttgaaattactatgcaaattagtaggtgtaccgccggcgggacactgaagcgcaactgaagcgcaaagggttaaCAGTCGTAGTTACCTTGATATCAGGCAGCAAATGGAAATTATGCCATACACAGGACCTTTTCCTGATTGGCTCCTGCTGCAGATCTATCTAGCTATCTATCTAACTATCGAGCTAGCTAGCTATCTATACACTACTAACTGTCAAAGCAACGAACGGCAGCAACAAAACCAACCTACTCTGCggaaaatcattcaaataaacgACACTATGAGATCTCCTATCCCGGAACACACTCAATCCCGCCAAGTGATTCACATAACAAACCGAACCAATCAGGTGATTCGAAGCAGTTGAGTGCTTCAAACGTCACTGAAGTGATTCAAACATCACGAGTCACATGACCAAATCAAGTGTCGGCACAGTGGCTCGATACGATTGCTTCATGAGCTACCGCGCATGTGTTGAAACCTCGGGTATCAGAGGACCATCACTACCTTTGTTAGCATCAGCCTGAGTGTTAACTTGCAGTTAGTGTTGATGTTAGCCTGTATTAGCATTAGCCTGAGTGCTAATCTACACACAGTGTTGATGGTATCCTGTATTAGCATCAGCCTGAATGCTAACCTGCAGTCAGTGTTGATGTTAGCCCGTGTTAGCATTAGGTTCAGTGCTCACCTGCAGTTAGTGCTTTAGTTAGGATTAGCTTGAGAGATAACGTGCAGTTAGTATTGATATTAGCCTGTATTAGCATTAGCCTGAGTGTTAGCCCACAGTCATTGTTGATGTTAGCCTGTGTTAGAATTAGCCTGAGCCCTAACCTGCAGACAGTGTTGATGCTAGCCTGTATTAGCATTAGCCTGAGTGCTAACCTACACACAGTGTTGATGATATCCTGTATTAGCATCAGCCTGAATGTTAACCTGCAGTCAGTGTTGATGTTAGTCTATATTAGCTTTACCCTGAGTGCCAACCTGCAGTCAATCTTGATGTCAGCTTTAATTAGGATTAGCTTGAGAGCTAACCTGCAGTTAGTATTGATATTAGCCTCTGTTAGCATTAGGTTCAGTGTTCACCTGCAGTTAGTATTGATGTCAGCTTTAGTTAGAATTAGCTTGAGAGCTAACGTGCAGTTAGTATTGATATTAGCCTGTATTAGCAATAGCCTGAGCTTTAGCCTGGAGTCAGTTTTGATGTTAGTCTATATTAGCATTAGCCTGAGTGCTCACCTGCAGTCAACCTTGATGTCAGCTTCCGTTAGGATTAGCTTGAGAGCTAATGTGCAGTTAGTATTGATATTAGCCTGTATTAGCATTATCCTGAAAAATAACCTGCAGTCAGTGTTAATATTAGCCTGTATTAGCATTAGACTGAGTGTTAACTTGCAATAGGTTAACTGTTGATTATAGTCTGTTAGCATTAGGTTCAGTGCTAACCTGCAGTCAGTGTTGATGTTAGCCTGTATTAGCATTAGCCTGAATGCTAACCTGCTGTCAGTGTCTTCTTCAGGGTATTTGTCGACGACGTTGATGATGTCAAGACACACCAGACCGACACACAGAATCTTCTTCTGCTCCTCCATGTTGGTCCCgtcacacacactaaaacacactgacacacaccgCTGGACTTTGACTCACAAACATCCCATCATCCCGATGAGTCACACTGATGCAGCCGTACAGAGCTGCTGCCAACTGCTGGACAGGAGAGGAAGTGAAGCTAAACAACAGAATCTGAACTTCAACAACATTCGGTTCTctctgtgcttttgttttttgtgtttgttaaaggagctttaaataaagtttaactGGTTAAGgagattttatttcatgttgaaATACAGTCAACAGGAAGAAGAGGTTCACCTGGACGCATTTCTGTCCAAAACACAACAAGCGGCCTGATATTCAGCCGAATATTAACAAACAGTAAAGAGGAACGGCTTCTAATGAGGACCAAAGTCTGAAAATTTATCGAAAATTAGTTCCTGAAAAAACACGCATTACAAAACAAAgagtttctgtcttttctttgtctggaCAGAAAGAAACAACGAGGACAAAGAACAGTCCACATAAACAGCAAATAAAGTTTCTACATTCAAACCAATGACAGCCGGACGACAGGTCACTTTCAGGAGCCAATCAAGAGAGAGCGAACTCATCAGGTGACCAATCAGACTTTATGAGGGCAGCTGGGCTGAAAGTAAGAAGAATAATAAGCCGTTATTTTGATCTCATCAGAACTGTGGAAGTAAAAGGGACTCTGAGTGTTCTGGTTGGTGCTGCtggcgccccctgctggacacACAACATGCCAACCCTTCAGTTCTACCGCCCAGCGTTCCTGTGGCTCGGTTCTACCGTGGTGAGAACATCTTATTTACATACGAACGACTCCTCAGTGGGACGGAAACATGCTCACGGTTATCGGCTTCTGATTTGTCAGCGCTGTCCAATCACACCTTAGCAACGGTAACTATGCAACAGGTCTGTTCATCTTCAGGTTCCAGAAACGAGCTGAGAACGTGAAGAATTAAACCGACCTTCACATTCTCCATCCCATAATATGCACCGATCGGCAGCAACATTCAACAACCCCACAGATGCAGGGACATTCACAGAACCCAGGCTGAAGTGGTTcttctggaaggttctcctGGTGCCACTACCGCAGCTCCCACCCATCAGAGTTTGGACACAGAATCTCTAGAGGGGTTCTGTGGTGTCTGGAaccagtggatcctttgggttctGAGGGTTGTGGGGTGGAACCTCCTTGGGTCGGACTGGTTCCGGTTGATACTCAATCAGATTTGGGGGGGATGCTAGAGGTCAGTCAGTGTTGATGTTAGCCTGTGTTAGAATTAGCCTGAGTGCTAACCTGCAGACAGTGTTGATGTTATCCTGTAACATCAACCCCTGGGCCTGATGTTCTGCTGGAGGAGAACCATCCACATGAAGGTTCTCCAGCAGAACGTTTTGATGAGATGATCAGTGTGGTGGtttgaatgttgcagctgatcGATGTTTTTCAACAACCTTCTCATGGAGGATTTTCTCTACCAGCTCTTTACACATTtagctgttttctgtttattcccGTTTTACTTTGGTCAAatctacatttcagtttttgctgtttgctgCTCAGATAGAAACCAGAACAGAGGACAGACCTGAGAAATAACCCTGAAACGTCAACTGATTCTAAACTGTATCCCCTTCAGTAACTGTGTTGTTTAATCCTCAGTAGAACAGCAGAAGATCTCCTCCAATgaagaacaaaaacactttaTAAAGGCTAGATTAAAACCCATGCCCAAAGTAGAACCTCAGAGAACCAAAGAGAGTCCAGCTGTGATTCCAGTCAGTCTAACtgatgaacatggttctaaTAGGAGCTGAGAACAGCAGAACCTTCTCAGTCCTGGACCTATGGACTGGAtctatctatgtctgcatcatggctccacatggagaagaactgaaaagaggaagagaaacatctgaggagtcatagttcctgCATTATCAGAGGtctagtaccactaatcaggaggtctagaaggagtcatagttccactaatcagagctcctaaaatgactccacagacagtgaactactttctccatccagctgtaaaaacagacatcagctgcttcagacttggttcaggggttctccatggaaaccagagttagtgtgaagctcagacagtgtgaaggaaccttcagaacatcaacctctatggacagaggaccagaactaaacctggctgctgctcagagctaaacttccagatgaaaaacatgagaagaagcctgatggatgctggagaacattctttggtcagatgaagatcaatgagttgggctcagatggagtccagatgtttggtgagaacctgaccaggactaccacagtggatggatggtcctgacggtgaagcatggaggtggcggtatGATGACTGCAGAAATGAAAGCTGGACTGTTTAAGTTCTGGAATCTAAAGGTTTAAATGTGACATCAGAGCTgtagaagtaatctgattactggtGATACAGCTGGAATCATTCTGCTGACATTTCAGAGCCCTGTTTCCTGCTGTGTAACTATGTCCTGTACTTGAACATTATGGGATGCTTGTTTGTTTGAGAAGAAAAACGAAGCTGCTGACAGAAGACGACCTCACAGGTGAGTCTGTGCTTGTGACAGCAGCACCGTCTGTTGACATGGCAATGTGCGTGTCATACATGCATGAACTTCCTTCAGACCcaataaataaatggaacaGGGACAACAATGGTTATAGTGCATCTACATGGAAACAAGCAGCCAATCGGGGAGACCATGTCCCAGCAGTGAACCAATCGGTGACGGGAGGACAAACATTAGCTGTACAGATTCAAACATTCAAACCAATCACACGGCGGCTGCTGAGTGCCGTCGGTTCCCATGATGCTTCACTCCACCCCTCCAGCTGGTGTTTAGAGTCTGAGACAGGCTTCAGTTTTCACgtgttctttattgttctgctGGTTGAGTTCTGGGCCTTTGGCTCTACTTGGTTCCGGTCCAGGCCTGGTCCGAGTGTGGTGAAGGTGCGCAGAGCTCAGAGTCAGAGTCTGACTCCCCCTCTGCGATGTACGGTCGCACGGTGGCGCAGCGGGTGGTGCCGCCACCACCACGGCTGCTGGCGGCGTAGAACCCATTGTTGAGGAAGTCCAGGTTCTCTCTGGACTGGGAGATGGAGAACCCGCTGAAGGAACGTTCCAGCTCCTCGTGGTCCACCGATGGGATGGAGATGGAGGCGTCGCTGTCGGGCTTCACCTcttccccccctccctcccctcccctggTCCCGTTACTCCCCTCCCCCCCCTCTCGGCTCGGTCCATCCCACCTCGTTCTCCGGTGCTGTGTCGGTTCGATCGGTTCCCGCCGTGTCGCTCTCCGGCTGGAGGAGGGGGCAGTCGGACCAGAGAGCCGTCCCCCACCGGACTCGGAGTGTTACCGTGGCTACGCTGGGGAGGGGGCGGGGCCTGCTGGTGGAGCTGGGAGCTGATTGGCTGCCAGGAGGTGGAGGGCGGGCAGGAGGGGGCACTGTAGTTCCTGTGTCCGGTGGAACTACTGGAGCGGACCATTTTCGTCATGAACCGGGTCTTCTCTGCATGGTCACCGGGTAGCACCCTGCACAAGGTgtaaacaacaagtaaacaacTGATAAACAACAGGTAAACAACAGATCCTGGGTCAGAACCATGGGACAGATCAGAACCAGATCAGGTAGTGGTCAGGTCTATTTGGATCAGAATCCTTTTAACAGGAATCAGTCACCATGGTAACAAAATGGATCCCTATGGTAACCGGGTAAATCACCACAGCAACCATGTAGATGACCAGGGTAACTTCAACTTCTTGCTATGGTCTGTTTCTGGGATCATGTTCTGATAGAACTCTTTGCAGCCCGtatgtgtggttctgctgtGTTTGGGTTCCGTTGCAGTACTGGTCCTGTTCTATCACTGGTTTTGTTCTGTTACTGG
Encoded proteins:
- the LOC127534192 gene encoding ketohexokinase-like isoform X2, giving the protein MEEQKKILCVGLVCLDIINVVDKYPEEDTDSRCLSQRWQRGGNASNSCTVLSLLGAPCAFMGSLSAGPVADFVLEDFQKSCIDVSLVSEHAQCVLPASVVISNISTGSRTILHMNRFIMADFSRCSVDASPVVWQLEGLTPCACCLVCPFNGTRTVVLSDMNLPDVTAEDFSKVNLSQFRWIHWEGRNADEQVKMIQQVEMHNSRLPQQQRITVSVEIEKIREPLYQLFPHGDVVFVSKDVARHFGFQSAEAALRGFYPRVRQGAVLICAWAEKGASALGPDGFFHSDAFPPPSLVDTLGAGDTFNAAVIYTLSHGGTVQEALTFGCRVAGAKCGFHGYDGIAEKFSNK
- the LOC127534192 gene encoding ketohexokinase-like isoform X1 produces the protein MEEQKKILCVGLVCLDIINVVDKYPEEDTDSRLAFRLMLIQANINTDCRCLSQRWQRGGNASNSCTVLSLLGAPCAFMGSLSAGPVADFVLEDFQKSCIDVSLVSEHAQCVLPASVVISNISTGSRTILHMNRFIMADFSRCSVDASPVVWQLEGLTPCACCLVCPFNGTRTVVLSDMNLPDVTAEDFSKVNLSQFRWIHWEGRNADEQVKMIQQVEMHNSRLPQQQRITVSVEIEKIREPLYQLFPHGDVVFVSKDVARHFGFQSAEAALRGFYPRVRQGAVLICAWAEKGASALGPDGFFHSDAFPPPSLVDTLGAGDTFNAAVIYTLSHGGTVQEALTFGCRVAGAKCGFHGYDGIAEKFSNK